Proteins from a single region of Corylus avellana chromosome ca11, CavTom2PMs-1.0:
- the LOC132166311 gene encoding lanC-like protein GCL1 yields the protein MSEVMEFASSQEGHEESENERLEMIHNMDDPTAGSLSLPREIFLRAAVSLKDQVVQLTWRGQAAMDPAVYTGLLGTAFTCLRSYEATGNQQDLLLSAEIVDTCAVVARASTRHVTFLCGRGGVYALGAVVANCRGDQERRDLFLSLFLELAQEKALPVGPEEGGFGMSYDLLYGRAGFLWAALFINKHLGQETLPSDLLMPVVDAVLAGGRAGASDNTACPLMYRWHGTRYWGAANGLAGILQVLLHFPLSKEDADDVKGTLRYMMSNRFPHSGNYPASEGNPRDKLVQWSHGATGVALTLCKASKVFPSDREFRDAAIEAGEVVWKNGLVKKVGLADGVAGNAYAFLSLYRLTGESIYEERAKAFASFLYHHARELVSTVGHAPGADYAYSLFQGLAGTACLWFDLLAPENSRFPGYEV from the exons ATGTCGGAGGTGATGGAGTTCGCGTCGTCCCAGGAGGGCCACGAGGAGAGCGAGAACGAGCGGCTGGAGATGATTCACAATATGGATGATCCAACGGCCGGGAGCCTGTCCCTCCCCAGGGAGATTTTTTTGAGAGCGGCAGTGTCGCTTAAGGACCAG GTGGTGCAATTGACGTGGAGAGGACAAGCGGCTATGGACCCCGCTGTGTATACGGGTCTGCTCGGGACGGCTTTCACCTGCTTACGGTCGTACGAGGCCACCGGTAACCAGCAGGACTTGCTGTTGTCGGCTGAGATCGTCGACACGTGTGCCGTCGTCGCACGTGCCTCcaccag GCACGTGACATTTTTGTGTGGAAGAGGTGGGGTTTACGCACTTGGGGCTGTGGTGGCTAATTGCAGAGGGGACCAAGAGAGGCGAGACTTGTTCTTGAGTCTCTTTCTTGAG CTGGCACAGGAGAAAGCTCTCCCTGTTGGACCTGAGGAGGGTGGTTTTGGAATGTCATATGATCTTCTCTATGGGCGAGCTGGCTTTTTATGGGCTGCATTGTTCATAAACAAGCATCTTGGACAAGAAACATTGCCCAGTGATCTTCTCATGCCTGTCGTTGATGCAGTACTAGCCGGGGGCAGGGCAGGGGCATCTGATAACACAGCCTGCCCACTGATGTACAGATGGCATGGAACAAGGTACTGGGGCGCAGCCAACGGCCTAGCCGGAATCTTGCAAGTGCTGCTCCACTTCCCTCTCTCCAAAGAGGATGCTGATGATGTCAAGGGGACTTTGAGGTATATGATGAGTAATAGGTTTCCTCATAGTGGAAATTACCCTGCAAGCGAAGGAAACCCAAGGGACAAGTTGGTGCAATGGTCTCATGGTGCCACTGGTGTGGCCCTTACTCTGTGCAAGGCATCAAAG GTGTTTCCAAGTGATAGAGAATTCCGTGATGCTGCAATAGAAGCTGGGGAAGTTGTGTGGAAAAATGGTCTGGTGAAGAAGGTGGGACTTGCAGATGGTGTGGCCGGGAACGCTTACGCCTTCTTGTCCCTCTATCGACTGACAGGAGAGAGCATATATGAAGAGAGAGCAAAGGCATTTGCAAGCTTCTTGTATCATCATGCTAGAGAGCTTGTGAGTACAGTGGGACATGCTCCTGGGGCTGACTATGCTTACTCTCTTTTCCAAGGACTCGCTGGAACTGCTTGTCTCTGGTTTGATCTGCTAGCACCTGAAAACTCTAGGTTCCCAGGATATGAAGTGTAG